One Methylobacterium sp. AMS5 genomic region harbors:
- a CDS encoding methylmalonyl-CoA mutase subunit beta, producing the protein MEDRPLAELFEPATRERWRQAVEAALKGADFEKRLVAKTADGLRIEPFYEPASAVAQPVRPPGPWRLAQRIDHPDAEKAGTQALADLEGGADALVLVHRDAPAARGFGLDLSSVDTLDAALKGVMLPLIALRLDAGPAGFETAALLKQLIERRGDDPSALDLDLGLDPIGTRAATGRLDQGWEARLSETVTAFAGMRGRAALADARPYHEAGASEVQELAAVLATAVAYLRALEAGGHDLALARDQIAVLLVADADEFLTIAKFRAIRRLWARVEQACGLEPKLLRVLAETAWRMMSRRDPFVNILRTTMASASAGLGGADSVTALPYTLALGLPDAFARRVVRNSQIVLIEESNLAKVSDPAAGAGGFEALTAELTEKAWAAFQEIEREGGIAASLEAGAFAGRIAAVAQARARAVATRKEPLTGASEFPFLAEKPVTVLDMAPNPAACPEGALPSRRLAEPYEALRDASDAVLAQTGRRPAVFLANLGPVAVHNARSTFAANAFAAGGIEAIGNDGFSDRQALADAFKASGARIACLCSSDTVYQTEAGPAAEALKAAGAGTIYLAGKPAEAEALRQAGVGGFLFAGCDLLALLREAAERARG; encoded by the coding sequence ATGGAAGATCGTCCGCTCGCCGAATTGTTCGAGCCCGCCACCCGCGAGCGCTGGCGCCAAGCGGTCGAGGCCGCATTGAAGGGAGCCGACTTCGAGAAGCGCCTCGTTGCGAAGACCGCCGACGGCCTGCGCATCGAGCCCTTCTACGAGCCGGCCTCTGCGGTGGCCCAGCCGGTGCGGCCGCCCGGCCCCTGGCGTCTGGCGCAGCGCATCGACCATCCCGACGCCGAGAAGGCCGGGACACAGGCGCTGGCCGACCTCGAAGGTGGTGCCGATGCGCTGGTCCTCGTCCACCGCGACGCCCCCGCCGCCCGCGGCTTCGGCCTCGATCTCTCGTCCGTCGATACGCTGGACGCGGCGCTGAAGGGCGTGATGCTGCCGCTCATCGCCCTGCGGCTCGATGCCGGTCCGGCCGGATTCGAGACGGCGGCGCTTCTCAAACAGCTGATCGAGCGCCGCGGCGACGACCCGTCCGCGCTCGACCTCGATCTCGGCCTCGACCCGATCGGCACCCGCGCCGCCACCGGCCGGCTCGACCAGGGGTGGGAGGCGCGCCTCTCCGAGACCGTCACCGCCTTCGCCGGCATGCGCGGGCGCGCGGCCTTGGCCGATGCCCGGCCCTATCACGAGGCGGGGGCGAGCGAGGTACAGGAACTGGCCGCCGTGCTCGCGACGGCGGTCGCCTATCTGCGGGCGCTGGAGGCCGGCGGCCACGATCTGGCGCTCGCGCGCGACCAGATCGCGGTCCTCCTCGTGGCGGATGCCGATGAATTCCTGACCATCGCCAAGTTCCGGGCGATCCGGCGGCTCTGGGCCCGGGTCGAGCAGGCCTGCGGCCTCGAGCCGAAGCTGCTTCGGGTCCTGGCCGAAACCGCGTGGCGGATGATGAGCCGCCGCGACCCCTTCGTGAACATCCTGCGCACCACCATGGCCTCGGCCTCCGCCGGCCTCGGCGGGGCGGATTCGGTGACCGCGCTGCCCTACACCCTGGCGCTCGGCCTGCCCGACGCCTTTGCCCGGCGGGTGGTGCGCAACAGCCAGATCGTGCTGATCGAGGAATCGAACCTCGCCAAGGTCTCCGATCCGGCGGCCGGCGCGGGCGGCTTCGAGGCGCTGACCGCCGAACTGACCGAGAAGGCCTGGGCGGCCTTCCAGGAGATCGAGCGGGAGGGCGGGATTGCCGCGAGCCTGGAGGCCGGCGCCTTCGCAGGTCGGATCGCGGCGGTGGCCCAGGCGCGGGCACGGGCGGTCGCGACCCGCAAGGAGCCGTTGACCGGCGCCAGCGAGTTCCCCTTCCTCGCCGAGAAGCCGGTGACGGTGCTCGATATGGCGCCGAACCCCGCCGCTTGCCCGGAGGGGGCCTTGCCCTCGCGACGCCTCGCCGAACCCTACGAGGCTCTGCGCGACGCCTCCGACGCCGTCCTCGCGCAGACGGGCAGGCGTCCGGCGGTCTTCCTGGCCAATCTCGGTCCTGTTGCGGTCCACAATGCCCGCTCGACCTTCGCCGCCAACGCCTTCGCCGCGGGCGGCATCGAGGCCATCGGCAATGACGGCTTCTCCGACAGGCAGGCCCTGGCCGATGCCTTCAAGGCGTCGGGCGCGCGGATCGCCTGCCTATGCTCGTCCGACACCGTCTACCAGACCGAGGCCGGGCCCGCGGCCGAGGCGCTGAAGGCGGCCGGCGCCGGTACGATCTACCTCGCCGGCAAACCCGCCGAGGCGGAGGCTCTGCGCCAAGCGGGCGTGGGAGGCTTCCTGTTCGCCGGTTGCGATCTGTTGGCGCTCCTGCGGGAGGCGGCCGAGCGCGCGAGGGGCTGA